A stretch of Geomonas oryzisoli DNA encodes these proteins:
- a CDS encoding acyl-protein synthetase — protein MSETQSLSHRLTDEIVAIIEAGVDAELSDERFNDYCMQLFELQYNSNAIFREFCDLKKVRPGDISRWQDVPMVYNDVFKTHLVASFPLEQSVMACLTGGTTSLTQRGRIFRDEDGKRLVFGANKMMTNSFLFPDFEEGKRCRILILAPSPEMAPSMGMAIGMDQTRQAFGTPDSMFLLGKTGIDVKNLLKALRESEASGVPVALIGATAAYVYFFQACRRKKITFKLPAGSRVCDGGGYRGRFGVVTRDDYYNMVQEILDVPRHYCVNVLGEAETATNLFDDALRRHVKGLPEKKLARPVPPWSRVLAMNIDDLSPLPDGEVGLLAHWDLANVPTVLAVITDNLGYTTDNGRSCEMVGRAKIENGKVSPLPDEERTMGPMGDSAIFRMLETYTNFSIDLKMRLAKDPKMAPSVREEIEARPGSVASCPQVVDEILVSQADKEAAELRDRSLGAFKDQTERPLDWFVTEAEKQKLVDHPAGLQSEKPAPEQKK, from the coding sequence ATGTCCGAGACACAGAGCCTGAGCCACCGTCTCACCGACGAAATCGTCGCCATCATCGAAGCCGGAGTGGACGCCGAGCTGAGCGATGAGAGGTTCAACGACTACTGCATGCAACTCTTCGAGCTGCAGTACAACAGCAACGCCATCTTCCGCGAGTTCTGCGACCTGAAGAAGGTCCGCCCGGGCGACATCAGCCGCTGGCAGGACGTTCCCATGGTCTACAACGACGTGTTCAAGACCCACCTGGTGGCGTCATTCCCGCTGGAGCAGTCGGTGATGGCCTGCCTGACCGGCGGCACCACGAGTCTCACCCAGCGCGGCCGCATTTTCCGTGACGAGGACGGCAAGAGGCTCGTCTTCGGCGCCAACAAGATGATGACCAACTCCTTCCTGTTCCCGGACTTCGAGGAAGGGAAGCGCTGCCGCATCCTGATCCTCGCGCCCAGTCCGGAGATGGCCCCTTCCATGGGGATGGCCATCGGCATGGACCAGACCCGCCAGGCCTTCGGCACGCCGGACAGTATGTTTCTTCTCGGCAAGACCGGTATCGACGTAAAGAACCTTTTGAAGGCGCTGCGTGAATCCGAGGCGAGCGGCGTCCCGGTGGCGCTCATCGGCGCAACCGCCGCCTACGTCTACTTCTTCCAGGCCTGCCGCAGAAAGAAGATCACCTTCAAGCTCCCCGCCGGCAGCCGCGTCTGCGACGGCGGCGGGTACCGCGGCCGCTTCGGCGTGGTCACCCGCGACGACTACTACAACATGGTCCAGGAGATCCTCGACGTGCCGCGCCACTACTGCGTGAACGTTCTGGGCGAGGCGGAAACCGCGACCAACCTGTTCGACGACGCGCTGCGCCGTCACGTCAAGGGGCTTCCCGAGAAGAAGCTGGCCCGCCCGGTGCCGCCGTGGTCCCGCGTACTGGCCATGAACATCGACGACCTGTCCCCGCTTCCCGACGGCGAGGTCGGGCTTTTGGCCCACTGGGACTTGGCCAACGTCCCGACCGTGCTGGCCGTCATCACCGACAACCTGGGCTACACCACCGACAACGGCCGAAGCTGCGAGATGGTCGGCCGCGCCAAGATTGAGAACGGCAAGGTTTCGCCGCTGCCCGACGAGGAGCGCACCATGGGACCCATGGGCGACTCCGCCATCTTCCGCATGCTGGAGACCTACACCAACTTCTCCATCGACCTGAAGATGCGTCTGGCGAAGGACCCGAAGATGGCCCCTAGCGTGCGCGAGGAGATCGAGGCGCGCCCCGGCTCGGTCGCCTCCTGTCCGCAGGTGGTGGACGAGATCCTCGTTTCGCAGGCGGACAAGGAAGCCGCCGAGCTGCGTGACCGGTCGCTTGGTGCTTTCAAGGACCAGACCGAGCGCCCGCTCGACTGGTTCGTAACCGAAGCCGAAAAGCAGAAGCTGGTCGATCACCCCGCCGGGCTCCAGTCGGAAAAGCCGGCGCCGGAGCAGAAGAAGTAG
- a CDS encoding B12-binding domain-containing radical SAM protein: MKLCIIFPPLPFGWTPVAPPILEYLAALTRQADPSIEIQLISGSATPDAYKSVDCDLAAISILTPTAVSGYNIADSLRARGIKVVFGGMHASAMPEEAKTHGDAVVIGEAESCWPQVLKDFRAGTLQSFYRGEQLELINMPTPLYGMLKNNHQFRIVNTSRGCPFNCTFCSVKPFFGAKIRFRPIEDVVRDVAAIPEKMYEIGDENIWWSSETKRAIELFTALKGSPKKYMAFGSLGPVLAPEGSRMLNAARESGLLSVWVGWDAISEKSLKAYKANGKIGVDRERAVRTLKDHGIDVSLFYMLGSREDTFDDFKRAVEVADRLGVSMHPSLVVPYPGTVLSREYEPYIYPELGWEYYNGSYALFDHPDPMMTPELREEHFYISLLEQLSLPRVLRHMMKVPMAGFPYAHILSLMSQLPVRKGVKIAFEQWKANRESVRAKRQR; this comes from the coding sequence ATGAAACTTTGCATCATCTTTCCGCCGCTTCCCTTCGGCTGGACACCGGTAGCTCCCCCAATCCTGGAATACCTGGCGGCGCTGACCCGCCAGGCGGACCCCTCCATCGAGATCCAGCTGATTTCCGGCAGCGCGACCCCCGACGCCTACAAGAGCGTCGACTGCGACCTCGCCGCCATCAGCATCCTGACCCCCACTGCGGTCTCAGGCTACAACATCGCGGATTCCCTCAGGGCGCGCGGCATCAAGGTGGTCTTCGGCGGCATGCACGCCTCGGCCATGCCCGAGGAGGCGAAGACGCACGGCGACGCCGTGGTCATCGGCGAGGCGGAGAGCTGCTGGCCGCAGGTCCTCAAGGATTTCCGTGCCGGGACACTGCAGTCCTTCTACCGGGGCGAGCAGCTGGAGCTCATCAACATGCCGACGCCGCTCTACGGCATGCTCAAGAACAACCACCAGTTCCGCATCGTCAACACCTCGCGCGGCTGCCCCTTCAACTGCACCTTCTGCTCGGTGAAACCCTTCTTCGGCGCCAAGATCCGCTTCCGTCCCATCGAGGACGTGGTGCGCGACGTGGCCGCCATCCCCGAGAAGATGTACGAGATCGGCGACGAGAACATCTGGTGGAGCTCCGAGACCAAGCGCGCCATCGAACTCTTCACCGCGCTCAAGGGAAGCCCCAAGAAGTACATGGCCTTCGGCAGCCTGGGCCCCGTGCTGGCGCCGGAAGGATCGCGCATGCTGAACGCTGCGCGCGAGAGCGGCCTGTTGTCGGTCTGGGTCGGTTGGGACGCCATCTCCGAGAAGAGCCTCAAGGCGTACAAGGCCAACGGCAAGATCGGGGTGGACCGTGAGCGCGCGGTCAGGACCCTGAAGGACCACGGCATCGATGTCTCGCTCTTCTACATGCTTGGATCGCGCGAGGATACCTTCGACGACTTCAAGCGCGCAGTCGAGGTGGCTGATAGGCTGGGCGTTTCCATGCACCCGTCGCTGGTGGTCCCCTACCCGGGGACGGTGCTTTCCCGCGAGTACGAGCCCTACATCTATCCCGAGCTTGGGTGGGAGTACTACAACGGCTCCTACGCGCTCTTCGATCATCCCGATCCGATGATGACGCCGGAGCTGAGGGAAGAGCATTTCTACATCAGCCTCCTGGAGCAGTTGAGTCTCCCCCGGGTGCTGCGGCACATGATGAAGGTCCCCATGGCCGGTTTCCCCTACGCGCACATCCTGTCGCTCATGTCGCAGCTGCCGGTGCGAAAGGGCGTGAAAATCGCCTTCGAGCAGTGGAAGGCGAACAGGGAGTCGGTGCGGGCGAAGAGGCAGAGGTAG
- the ccsA gene encoding cytochrome c biogenesis protein CcsA, protein MSTFCYIFGFIANYDKLFRAGLFSALAGFIPHVIAIAMRWAASGAGVTPFISISESLSLGVFMTVLIFLISEFTIKKVLPLGALVMPVAFVLLGWAGTLLKEVAATIAPALQSGWIWVHITGATIGFASVLLAAGMGFLYLFKERNDAGLAAKLPELATIDRLSYRFVAGGFIMYGLMIISGAYWSNTVKGNYWNWDPVEVWSLISWLIYGIYLHLRVTFGWRGTRLAWYSLIAVVVMIVSYWGIPFGVETFHAGFRIQH, encoded by the coding sequence TTGAGCACATTCTGTTACATCTTCGGGTTCATCGCGAACTATGACAAGCTGTTCCGTGCCGGTCTCTTTAGCGCACTGGCCGGCTTCATCCCTCACGTCATAGCGATCGCCATGCGCTGGGCCGCTTCGGGGGCCGGGGTGACCCCGTTCATCTCCATCTCCGAGTCCCTCAGCCTGGGCGTGTTCATGACCGTCCTCATCTTCCTCATTTCCGAGTTCACCATCAAGAAGGTACTGCCGCTGGGCGCGCTGGTCATGCCGGTGGCCTTCGTCCTTCTGGGGTGGGCGGGTACGCTTTTGAAGGAGGTCGCGGCGACCATCGCCCCCGCCCTGCAAAGCGGCTGGATCTGGGTCCACATCACCGGCGCCACCATCGGCTTCGCCTCGGTCCTCCTCGCTGCCGGCATGGGCTTTCTGTATCTCTTCAAGGAGAGAAACGACGCGGGGCTCGCGGCGAAACTGCCGGAGCTTGCGACCATCGACAGGCTGTCCTACCGCTTCGTCGCGGGGGGCTTCATCATGTACGGCCTCATGATCATCTCCGGGGCCTACTGGTCCAACACCGTCAAGGGCAACTACTGGAACTGGGATCCGGTCGAGGTGTGGTCGCTCATCTCCTGGCTCATCTACGGCATCTATCTTCATTTGCGGGTCACCTTCGGCTGGCGCGGCACCAGGCTTGCCTGGTATTCCCTCATCGCCGTCGTGGTGATGATCGTGAGCTACTGGGGCATTCCCTTCGGCGTCGAAACCTTCCACGCCGGTTTCAGGATTCAGCACTGA